A stretch of DNA from Littorina saxatilis isolate snail1 unplaced genomic scaffold, US_GU_Lsax_2.0 scaffold_1934, whole genome shotgun sequence:
TTGCACTACTGGTGGGTTTGAAGTCGTGCAGGATCCTCCTTGCGGAACGACGCTGCGTCATCTCCAGGCTGTCGGACAGGCCCTTCTGACGTGGGTCCCAGACTGGTGAAGCATACACCAAGACCGATCCCACCAGTCCCTTGTAACAAGTGGCCTGAACAGGATGGGGGCAGCCCCTGAGGTTTCGGTAAACAAAGGCACTGGTTTTGTTTGCCTTAGCTGAGGTTACCTGGATGTGCACAAagtcgacccccccccccccccccccccccgaagtggcacagtggtaagacgtcggcctcctaatcgggacagtgatggcgctagtatttttcaaaccggtacgcaaacttttatgatgcaaaaaGTCAAGAAAAAACCTGTacgctggtcattggaaccagtaagagtccaactcagagtactggttttgttgttttaccagcacaAAAAAACctggtagttctaaaaatcaaccggtaggtcataccggcagccaattttgttacggtattttctcatttcaaccggtaaaataccggttaacgccaatactgtcgggaggtcgtgagttcgaatcccggtcgctgccgcctggtgggttaagagtggagattttttcgatctcccaggtcaacttatgtgcagacctgctagtgacttaacccccttcgtgtgtacacgcaagcacaagaccaagtgcgcacggaaaagatcctgtaatccatgtcagagttcggtgggttatagaaacacgaaaatacctagcatgcctcccccgaaatcggcatatactgcctgaatggcggggtaaaaacggtcatacacgtacaaatccactcgtgctaaaaccatgagtgaacgtgggagtctaagcccatgaacgacgaagaagaagaagaccccccccccccccccagacccACCACAACCCCCCGCCCCCTTTGATatatcccccccctcccctcactcAATCGCCCATGCTTGCTAATGCTTGAAGTTGAACTTTAGTGCATTGATTAAATTCACTCATGAgtcatagctcagaattcacTGCATTTACACTTGGTGACTTAGAGCCTCCAATTTTGCAGAACCTGCCCAATGTGAGCTTAACAAGTCATTTTCGAAatctttgaagttacggaatgaacagAATGAACTGTAAAtatacttttaaaaaaaaaatatcaactaTCAGTATCAAGCATGGTTTTCgcatcaacaaacaaaaagcgGCGGCCATCTTTGATGCACATTTTCAAGGACGACGAGTCTTTTTCCTCGATTACTAATGACCAAATTATTTATGTATGCTTAATCACGAAGCACAATTAGTCAATCATTCCACGAAAAATAGAATAATCTAAACTCTAAATGATCGAATGACATTTCTTACCATTCTGATTCGATTCTTTCCAGCGGCACATGGAACAGAGATCTGTAGCAACCACACAGACCGGAAGCTGCTGAAAGGGACTACATGATTGGCTCAAATTCAGTGCCCTGTCTCCACTTCCTTCCTATTTTGTAAAGTACCTTTTGATTGAGACTAAGTTTCATCCAACTTTACATACTCCATATTCCCCATGCACAACGTTTGTGGCCCATAACGTTCAGGAAATGGACGACTTTGAACCAAAAAAAACTACAATAATGTGATCTAACTGATTACGATCTATTCCTGCAAATAGACAGTTTAGTCAAGGGACATTACTCCTTGAAAGCTCTAGATCAAAGATGGCCGCAAATgatgagcgagttttcgcgaggaacagggttgagctacggtagggtcactgcgcatgtctggtttttttcttcgcggaaacgctgttgggttgtgtccagtcgcgtcccttgcaacaagatggcgacaagcgcgttacggatttactgttgtggagagttgatggacgacgatgatgaacaagcagtactgttttattgttgatgtgaatgtaatgccaaaacatcgaactatcgattcgaacgtcaatgaagaagtgagcgtgaaaatcgagcgcaaaacagccgggtaaaagttcagggcgctaaagtacatttgagccgaaatcgcacccaaactcctgttgacctcatttcttcccaaaataaacatcactgctaaaataaaatgcattaaaaccaagacagtatccaacccagtatccttaatttttgaaaggctaagtgatttacaacaaatgtcttctcacaatccgtaaccgttgtcaaaaaatatttgcagaagtttctcacctcgccttggcagccatcttggaactggagagaccctacgcaggaagcaaggttgaaagttggttaaccggtgacgtcactccagtcgtaccggaccgagtttttgcgacctccggttcgactcgagtcaccttagttgacgccaAAACTCGCTCGATATATACGTGCACTGCAGAAAGAACCTTTCACCTCATTTATCTGTAAGTTCTGTTCTATGCAATTAAGCTACTTCATAATTCAATCATAGTGTTGTTCATGCATAGTCACAAGCTTCTGTCCATGCGCAGTATCTTTATCTTTACACATTTAGCTGAGTCATAATCGTACATCAATAGTCAGTTtgcctaaggccaaaaaaaaaaataggtctatTTACGCATAGACGGACTAAAACCGCAAGTACAGCAGCAAGAAGACCAGCTGGAGTTGTACACTATATCCACCTTGTGTACAGTGAACTTTTAAGACTCTTTTAGATGCGCACACCCAAAAAACGTCACGTTGATAGTCGTCGTCGGCTTCTGTGGCGCAcccgccaaccaccaacccaggcgggttatccagatccagatccagaccaaatagcctggaccgccaactcgtcacgtgacccttcgaggttacgacgctcgactttcacaggggcgcttagcgtccggtttgaaagacagtgaaaagaaagcacgctccagttattcagttgtgacaatgggaggtgacaatgaactggattttccaaaactccaaactaaacttaacaaaactctctctctctctctctctgtctctctctctctctctctctgtctctctctctctctctctctctctctctctgggataTGTATGTTACAGATGACATATCCATGCTCTGGATAGGAACAGATGTCGACCTAgatatgtatgcacacacacgaacacacacacacacacacacacacacacacacacacactgacacacacacacacacacactgacacacacacactggcacatacacacacacacaaacacacacacacacacacacacacacacacacacactgacacacacacacacactgacacacacacactggcacatacacacacacacaaacacaaacacacacacacatacatacacacgcaagcacgcacgcacgcacgcacgcatgcacacacacacacacacacacacacacacacacacatacacacacacacacacacgtacacacacacacacactgacctccTCCAGGAAGTGTAGCGTCCACCCAAAACTCGTCATTCGGGTAGTTGTCAAGAATGACCTgtttgacgtcatcaaagtgagTGTCAAGGTTTGCCAGTGTGACATCACCCAGCTGACGTGAGCAGGCTTCTCTGGCCGACTGAAGCCCCAAACTCTTGCACAATCGAGAGGTTCATTTTGTGAGATGACATACTATTATCACAAAATCCGAGTTGTGTGCCTCTTTTGAGTTTCGAATTTAGATTTTTTAATTAGTAAACGGACGCGCACgcctatctctcactctctctttccctctctctctctcagtctgtctctctgtttctgtctctctctgtctctctgtctctctctgtctctctctctctctctctctctctctctctctctctcagtctctctcgcacgcctatctctcactctctctttccctctctctctctctgtctctctgtctctgtccccctgatttctgaaaggccaagaagagcggggtagtagttgcgctgagaaggatagcacgcttttctgtacctctcttcgttcctaaatgcgaggggCCGCTACCaagtaatagagagaaagagcggagagagagctagttggcggtccaggataaatggtctatggtttacggtaacataggcccaaaaaatagggtcggtaggtcgggattttttttttttccaaaaaaaccatatttttaccgttattttgcaaaaaaaaccaaaagattttttcttctttttttttcttcccaaatgccaaaaaaaagtctagggtcacgcgaaaaaaatatggtcggtcgggttaccgtaaacagactatttttttgtgtgcctaatgCTATCACTATCAGTCAACATTATGTACATAGTTCATTTCCTTTCTTTGATTGCAGAACCGTGGTCATTGTTTGAATACAGACTATTTGAACAAAGAGACAGCGTTCGTATCGATGATCAAGCCAACCATGTTTCTTTGACCTAATAACAAGCGGCACAACTCTTACAAAGACACTTTTTGAAACACGGTTGCTTCCCCTGTTTttttgatctagtataaactctacactgaacaaaaaaacatccttcgatagtactgatgagcgaccttgtgtaccttacattcatggggccaaatttgtccaaccaatttgttttatttaacttagaaattttattcatcctaaaatgttttccttcttactcaagggacgtaaccactcagtaaacgttttcgaagaattcgattttgggggtgaaatctattacattttaccaccaattttcttcacatgcaagaaactgacatgcttttcgtccataaataatttcacttcttcattttaccaggaaacaacatttcagtcttgagtatatgtcgagggggggaaatatgtacacaggcgaaagatgaaatcgtgacaccggccttgGTGCTCTGTGTGCACATGCTATTTTTGTGTGGAAAAGATTAATTTTGCAGGAGGCACTGGGGAGTTATGCATGGACCGAGACAACTAAAGTCTCTGACaattaattctctatttttgtatgaactcaaatgtttagtgttcttagtatgtcttgttaggctaagttctatttaatcagagtatgtttccatgtgcttatacctagtgatattgtaaagcgcatagcgcttttagttatgcgctatagaaatctccttaataaataaataaataaataaatcgggaggtcgtgggttcgaaccccggccgggtcatacctaagactttaaaattggcaatctagtggctgctccgcctggcgtctggcattatggggttagtgctaggactggttggtccggtgtcagaataatgtgactgggtgagacatgaagcctgtgctgcgacttctgtcttgtgtgtggtgcacgttatatgtcaaagcagcactgccctgatatggcccttcgtggtcggctgggcgttaagcaaacaaacaaacaaacaaaaccatggatgcgaaaacctatatgacggtttttctttatttttctctctgttaattcaccagtggcattcagagcgcttacttccctttgttcatcagatctctaaacagcgctctgcctcatgtgTTTAAGATTCTCATGCTTGAAGAGCTACACATCTCTGGCCCTGGATCCAGTTTGACATTTCCACGCGCTCTGCCCGCCTGGGCTTCTGCTGGCAATCAAAAATGTACGCCTCAGGCCCGCCCTTGCTTTGGAAACACACGCCGTGGAAATACTTCACCCTGGCCTCCACCACATAAATCTGGTCTGGAGAACCACTTTGACGTGCGGAGATAGCTGATTGTGCTCCCGTGTTAGGAGAACCACTTTGGCCTGCGTGGATACAAGCGTGTGGTCCTGAGGCAGGATAGTCTTTTGGGTCTGCGAGGCCGAGGATACCCTTATCCGCTCCAGGGGCATTGCTGTTATGACCGTTGGTGTGTCCAGCATCTAATACAGGGTAGAAGAAGATATCCACAAAGGCGTCAAGATCTGGACTCGCGTTGACGTCCTGTCCGATAACCTCCCCCAACAGATCTCCCCTGATGCGTTCCTTCAGCTCTCTTTCAAACTGGCCGTGGTCTCTCTTGGGCAGAGCTACCCCCTCGCAGATGAACCGCCCAGTCTTGTGCTCCCTTTTTGGCACGTGCTCCTCGGTGGTGAGGTGGATCAGACCTTCGTTCTTGTCATCCTTCCAGAACCCTTTGTCTCCATCCCCGCCAAAAACTGCTGCAAGACCCTCTGTGTTTGGCACAAGCTTCCACCGCATACCAgtctcctccttctcttctcTCAGCCCAAGGAAGAAGGAACCGCCGTGTCTTTGTTTGGTGAAAGCTGCGATGTACAGAGGAAGCTTCAATTCGTTCCACCAGTAGTTCACCAGCTTGGTCACTGGCGTCGCGGCTCTGACTCTGCTTAGCTTGTTCTGCTGAACAACCTTAGCTTGCGTGTAGACGTTCTCCTGAAACCGGATGACTGCGCCTTGTTGGAGTGCTGAGGGCGTGACGATCTGATCCGGCGGATCTGTGTTGTCTGGAGGTTGTCTGTCGACCTTCAACAGCCTTCGCATCTGCGGGTGTGTGGGGTCTGTCAGTCCCTTGTTCAGTGAAACCTGGAAGGCCAGGGTGAGACACGGTGTGAGGATAAGTTCCAGCACTGGATTTAATTTTTCAAAAGTGGGCTACGTATCTATCTTATACGTATTGATTGGTTTATCAATtccttctttatttatttattcatttatttatgtatttatttcttcAGTTATCTATTTATCAATTTATTAATTTGCTTTTATTTACATATTTGTATTCATCCATTACAATTCTGTCTTCAGATATTTATTTTTCATAGTGATCAGCAAATTCAAATCATTTCAAGACTCTTCGTTAGGGCCACATTCTCACAGAATTCTTTTAGGTACGAAAAGACGAGAAAGTTGggaagaggggggtgggggggggggggaataagcTGGAGTGTGAAAGTGGGACTACCATCGTATAAAAATTCAATTACCTTGGAGTGAAAGTCTCGTGTACTGCAAGGCCTGTGTCCTGGCTTGACCCTGAAGATGACGTGATTTTCTCCAGTGATGACCCTGCGCTCAAAGTTGTTGTCAAACAAAGTGTCGTCCGGCACCAGCTCCATTAGGTCATTGTCAATCTGGACACATTGAAAtacgtcaatcaatcaatcaattcatcaatcaatcaatcaatcactcaatcagtcaatcaaccaatcaatcaatcaatcaaccaatcattcaaccaatcaatcaatcaaccaatcaatcaaccaatcaatcaatcaaccaatcaaataaacaaacaaacaatcaatcaaccaatcaatcaatcaaccaatcaatcaatcaatcaatcaatcaattaaccaATCAGTCAACCAATCAAGAAAGTAGCAGGACAACAAATGTattaaatacaaaataaataaattagtGTTCAACGAAGAACGAGGAGAGATCATTGGTAAAAAGAATACATTTTAAAATTTCAAATACACATTGTTTTGCAGAAGACGAGTATGGTTACGAGCTTCGTAGAAAATCTGACGATGGCTAATTCATTCAAATTACATTAAATACGACGCTTATGAAGAAATCCGAAGGAGAGGACGGACTGTTAGCATAATCTTcacctgtttaaaaaaaaaaaatctcttttttttaaaaaaactctttgaagcttaactcattgtctcccaggtacggatatatccgtacccactcatatggctctatctgaccaggtacggatatatccgctcagactgttagcttcagtcgcttactgtaacgtcgatctaacgcctgcattccagcgtgttgatacacagttactacacagttactacaattctgagtgacctgctgcagcacagctggtctcggctaaaaaaaacttggtcaacataggtggggtagaaagtgttaacatCGTTTGCTAACCTGTTCATCCCAAAAAGCCAGGAGGTGTGGTTTTGAATGGATGTAGATGACTCCGCCCCCTTGGTTGAGAAGGGCGTTGACCATTCTGAGGAACCTGTCCAGGTGCTGTTTTCTCTCCGCCTTCGTGCACTGTTCGATGACTTCGTCCAGATCCTTGTCGAATAGGAAGCATGCCTGGGTGCAGTCCTTCTCTACACAGCGTCTGCAGAAGGTACACTGTATGCTGGCACCTAGGAGAAAGAGGTAAGACTATGTCTTACTGTGTgtgtcgaggggggggggggagggcgggtatgtggtgggggtggggagggtaTGTGCCTGTGGTGGGTGTAGAGGTGTGCCTGTGGTGGGTgtagaggggtgtgtgtgtgtgtgtgtgtgtgcagtgtgtgttgtgagtgtgtgcgttcgtgcgtgtgtgtgtgagtgttcgtcagtgtgtattcgtgtgtgtctgtgtgtgtgcataagggtgtgtgtgtgcatgtgtatgcgtgtgtgtatatgcgtgtgtgtgtcattgtgtatgtgtctgtgagagagagagagagtgtgtgtgtgtgtgtgtttcccagTACCCTGCACGAacaagagatggagagagagcgagagagagacagacagacagacctatgTCTGTGTTCAGTATGTCGGGGGGAGGTCAGGGCGTGGGTGTAGGCTATTGTGGAAAAGGTGGAGGGGCAACGAATACTCAAGTCAATAGCAGACTAGAACTACGTACTTACCGTCATGATGCGTGTACACTCTTAGTGGTTCGCCCATTATGTGCCTGAAACCAGAGGTTAAAGAACAATATTTCTCTCTTGATAAAATGCACTGTGCAAAGATAAATATTTCTCTTTTGATAAAGTGCACTGTGCAAAGATAAATGATTAATGAACTGCACTGTGCACATTAAGATATGTATTTCTCTGGTGTTAAAAAGCACTGTGCAAATTAAGATATATATTTCTCTCGTGATAAAATGCACTGTGCAAAGATAAATAATTAATGAACTGCACTGTGCACATTGAGATATATATTTCTCTCGTAATAGAATTCACTGTGCAAATTAAGATATGTATTTCTCTCGTGATAAAATGCACTGTGTTGCCCTGGAAAACCACCATGTTATCTGTTTGTTCACTCCGCAGCAATGATTTCAAATCCTTTCAACTTTTTTCTCCCCATGTTGTTCTGGATCATTGCAAGGTGATCAGAACTATTACAATAAAACCAAAGGGACGCATGAaaaggtatatatatatgcgtacGCATGTACTCACTGATGCACACAGTAacgcacacacaatcataccaCAAAGACACACTGCCTGCGCACGCAtccacaaagacacagacagacagacagacaggcaggatTCGCAAACTTCATATAAATATGTTCTCGAGAAAGGATCCTAAATGCCAAAAAGTGTACATATGCCACGATACCTATTTGAATAACGTTTTGTTTGATTCAAACAGACTGGCCGCACACAGACATTCCATCACTTCTCTTTCAATTCTACCCTGCACAGGGAATGTCGTTACACACTTGATATGCGTGTTACGGTTTGGCATGCAACTCTAAACACATCAGTGTTATCTGGTCCATTGTTATCAAAGCTATCGTCGTAATTGCAAAAAGCGTTACACATTTATTATCAGTTTCAAGTTACCAAGAATCGATAACTGCTTCGATCGATGATCATACATTTCCGTTCTCTCGgaaaacattgtgttttgtgcTAAGTAACTTGAAGGGTTAGTGAATGTGCATATGTTAACTTGAAATCGGTTCCTACCGTGCGCCGAGGCCAGTACTCGTTCAGCTTGCACTTTTCTTGCTTGTGTAAACATAAGAATATCGGTAGATGGAGCCTACACCGTACGTAGGCCGGAACA
This window harbors:
- the LOC138955559 gene encoding uncharacterized protein, translated to MRKLLLIFGLFEHIMGEPLRVYTHHDGASIQCTFCRRCVEKDCTQACFLFDKDLDEVIEQCTKAERKQHLDRFLRMVNALLNQGGGVIYIHSKPHLLAFWDEQIDNDLMELVPDDTLFDNNFERRVITGENHVIFRVKPGHRPCSTRDFHSKVSLNKGLTDPTHPQMRRLLKVDRQPPDNTDPPDQIVTPSALQQGAVIRFQENVYTQAKVVQQNKLSRVRAATPVTKLVNYWWNELKLPLYIAAFTKQRHGGSFFLGLREEKEETGMRWKLVPNTEGLAAVFGGDGDKGFWKDDKNEGLIHLTTEEHVPKREHKTGRFICEGVALPKRDHGQFERELKERIRGDLLGEVIGQDVNASPDLDAFVDIFFYPVLDAGHTNGHNSNAPGADKGILGLADPKDYPASGPHACIHAGQSGSPNTGAQSAISARQSGSPDQIYVVEARVKYFHGVCFQSKGGPEAYIFDCQQKPRRAERVEMSNWIQGQRCVALQA